The following are encoded together in the Thermodesulforhabdus norvegica genome:
- the aprB gene encoding adenylyl-sulfate reductase subunit beta gives MPSYVILEKCDGCKGQDKTACMYICPNDLMVLDKERMKAYNREPELCWECYNCVKICPQQAVDIRSYADFVPLGASVVPLRGSQDIMWTIKFRNGEVKRFKFPIRTTPEGQAQPWPDEWPTGTDDIKSPLLCTEPGSTLASELPTLKK, from the coding sequence ATGCCGAGTTATGTGATTCTGGAGAAATGTGATGGTTGCAAGGGGCAGGATAAGACGGCCTGTATGTACATCTGCCCTAATGATTTGATGGTTCTCGATAAGGAAAGGATGAAGGCTTACAATCGTGAGCCTGAGCTGTGCTGGGAATGCTATAACTGTGTGAAAATTTGCCCACAGCAGGCTGTTGACATCCGTAGCTATGCCGACTTTGTGCCTCTGGGAGCATCTGTTGTTCCGCTTCGGGGTTCTCAGGACATTATGTGGACCATCAAATTCAGAAATGGTGAAGTTAAGCGCTTCAAGTTCCCCATTCGTACGACCCCTGAAGGACAGGCACAGCCCTGGCCGGATGAATGGCCGACGGGGACCGACGACATCAAGAGCCCGCTCCTCTGCACCGAGCCGGGTTCGACACTGGCCAGCGAACTGCCGACGCTGAAAAAGTAA
- the aprA gene encoding adenylyl-sulfate reductase subunit alpha: MQPFETVVVDTDLLILGGGMSACGATFEASYWAKKHGLKVTVVDKAAMDRSGAVAMGLSAINEYIGYGKGQNTCEDYVKYVRQDLMGISREDLVYDIARHVDSSVHLFEKWGLPIWKDEKGEYVHEGRWQIMINGESYKVIVAEAAKNALATLGENGQLFERVFIVEPLMNGDTCVGAVGFSVREPKFYVFKAKATIVCMGGAVHVFRPRSVGEGLGRAWYPPWNCGSSAYFTIRAGAEMTCQEVRFIPVRFKDGYGPVGAWFLLFKSRATNAFGGEYMVERAEELKKWAPYGTGKPIPANLRNWLGMEDIMEGKGPIYMRTEEAIANLAAAYKDDPKAFKKKMKELEAEAWEDFLDMTITQSFLWAATNVKPEEKPSEIAAAEPYFIGSHSGASGAWVCGPEDLMPEEYKAQWKDIGLYNRMSTVKGLFCAGDASGASSHKFSSGSHAEGRIAAKGAIAYILDHNQAPEVDMAKVEELKERILKPLQIFEQYSPISSDPEINPNYIMPKMFMFRLQKIMDEYAGGVTAQFTTNKPMLERALELLQFLKEDSEKLAARDLHELMRAWENVHRMWIAESHVRHILFREETRWPGYYFRADFPDMDEENWKCFVNSVWNPQTGEWTLKKVPVVHLPV, encoded by the coding sequence ATGCAGCCTTTTGAAACCGTAGTTGTTGATACCGATCTTTTGATCCTGGGCGGCGGAATGTCCGCTTGTGGAGCCACTTTTGAGGCTTCTTATTGGGCCAAGAAGCATGGATTGAAGGTAACGGTTGTCGATAAGGCCGCCATGGATCGTTCCGGTGCCGTAGCTATGGGTCTTTCGGCCATCAATGAATACATCGGCTACGGCAAGGGTCAGAATACCTGTGAAGATTATGTAAAGTACGTTCGTCAGGACCTCATGGGTATTTCCCGTGAAGACCTGGTTTACGACATTGCCCGCCATGTTGACTCCTCCGTTCATCTTTTCGAAAAGTGGGGACTTCCCATCTGGAAAGATGAGAAGGGTGAATACGTCCATGAGGGTCGCTGGCAGATCATGATCAACGGTGAGTCCTACAAGGTCATCGTTGCCGAAGCGGCCAAGAATGCGCTTGCTACCCTGGGTGAAAACGGTCAGCTCTTTGAGCGTGTATTTATTGTAGAACCGCTGATGAACGGCGATACCTGTGTTGGTGCCGTTGGTTTCAGCGTTCGTGAACCCAAGTTCTACGTCTTCAAAGCCAAGGCAACGATCGTGTGCATGGGTGGTGCCGTCCATGTCTTCCGTCCTCGCTCGGTAGGTGAAGGTCTGGGTCGTGCCTGGTATCCGCCCTGGAACTGTGGTTCCTCCGCCTACTTCACCATCAGGGCCGGTGCCGAAATGACCTGTCAGGAAGTGCGCTTTATTCCCGTTCGTTTCAAGGACGGTTACGGTCCCGTCGGTGCCTGGTTCTTGCTGTTCAAGTCCCGTGCGACCAACGCGTTCGGCGGCGAGTACATGGTTGAAAGAGCCGAAGAGCTCAAGAAGTGGGCTCCCTACGGAACCGGTAAGCCCATCCCGGCCAACCTGCGTAACTGGCTCGGTATGGAAGACATCATGGAAGGTAAAGGTCCTATTTACATGAGGACCGAAGAGGCCATCGCCAACCTGGCTGCTGCTTACAAGGATGATCCCAAGGCCTTCAAGAAGAAGATGAAAGAGCTCGAAGCCGAGGCCTGGGAAGACTTCCTGGATATGACCATTACGCAGTCCTTCCTGTGGGCCGCTACCAACGTGAAGCCCGAAGAGAAGCCTTCTGAAATTGCTGCTGCCGAGCCTTACTTCATCGGTTCTCACTCCGGTGCGTCCGGTGCATGGGTCTGCGGGCCTGAAGATCTGATGCCTGAAGAATACAAGGCTCAGTGGAAGGATATCGGGCTTTACAACCGCATGAGCACCGTAAAGGGCCTCTTCTGCGCCGGTGATGCTTCTGGAGCATCGAGCCATAAGTTCTCCTCGGGTTCTCATGCCGAAGGTCGTATCGCCGCCAAGGGTGCTATCGCTTACATTCTCGATCACAACCAGGCCCCCGAGGTCGATATGGCCAAGGTCGAGGAACTCAAGGAAAGGATTCTCAAACCGCTCCAGATCTTCGAACAGTACTCACCCATTTCCAGCGATCCGGAAATCAACCCCAACTACATTATGCCCAAGATGTTCATGTTCCGTCTGCAGAAGATCATGGACGAGTATGCTGGCGGCGTAACGGCTCAGTTCACGACCAACAAACCCATGCTTGAAAGGGCTCTGGAGTTGCTCCAGTTCCTGAAAGAAGACTCTGAAAAGCTTGCCGCACGCGATCTCCATGAACTCATGAGAGCCTGGGAGAATGTACATCGTATGTGGATCGCCGAAAGCCATGTGCGTCACATCCTGTTCCGCGAAGAAACCCGTTGGCCCGGCTACTACTTCCGTGCCGACTTTCCGGATATGGATGAAGAAAACTGGAAGTGCTTCGTCAACTCCGTGTGGAATCCTCAGACCGGCGAGTGGACCCTGAAGAAGGTTCCCGTAGTGCATCTGCCCGTCTAA